Within Pempheris klunzingeri isolate RE-2024b chromosome 24, fPemKlu1.hap1, whole genome shotgun sequence, the genomic segment gtgtgtgtacaggtgtgtgttcaggtgtgtgttcaagtgtgtgttcaagtgtgtgttcaggtgtgtatacaggtgtgtgttcaagtgtgtgtacaggtgtgtgttcaggtgtgtatacaggtgtgtgtttaagtgtgtatacaggtgtgtgttcaagtgtgtgtgcaggtgtgtgttcaagtgtgtgttcaggtgtgtgttcaggtgtgttcaggtgtgtgttcaggtgtgttcaagtgtgtgtacaggtgtgtatacaggtgtgtgttcaggtgtgttcaagtgtgtgtacaggtgtgtatacaggtgtgtgtttaagtgtgtatacaggtgtgtgttcaagtgtgtgtgcaggtgtgtgttcaggtgtgtgttcaggtgtgttcaggtgtgtgttcaggtgtgttcaagtgtgtgtacaggtgtgtgttcaggtgtgtgtacaggtgtgtgtacaggtgtgtatACAGGTGTGTATACAGGTGTgtatacaggtgtgtgtttaagtgtgtatacaggtgtgtgttcaagtgtgtgtacaggtgtgtgttcaggtgtgtgtacaggtgtgtgtacaggtgtgtatacaggtgtgtgtttaagtgtgtacacaggtgtgtgttcaggtgtgtgttcaggtgttatAAACATACTTGAAGGTGTGTTGCAGTGCGGGGATGAAGACGCCGCGCACTGTTGACCCCCACGACACGAAGAAGTCAGCGTCTCCGAGCGAGTTGTCCTTCGTTGCCGTGGTGATCCTGTGTGACGACGGGTGGATACGAGCTGCAGACGAGCGGCGGCGCTGCCAGAAGGTTCCACGGGACGCCTTGTTACGGATCTGCCTGTGAGGGAACGGTAAAACATCATTTAATCATTAGTTCATTGATTAAGATGAAATCACTGAACTAATTACTGAATATTAACttttattatcaaaatgattaaactgacacaaaaacatgaactttATCATCGTTATTAAATTACTCATTAAACTCCGCCCCCTGGCGACATCACACACTCTACCTGTTGATGTCGGCGATGTAGGCGTCGGTGACGATGATGCGGTGGCGGCCCCTCTCCAGGCCCCCGGCGAGCCTCAGCGAGTACAGGTTTCGCTGGTCGATGAGGTTTCTGACGGCGCTCTGCCACATCAGgtgcttcctcctcaggctgGGGGAGGGGCTCACGCTGGTGCTGAAGGAGATGTCGTCGGCCTGCCGCGCCGCCCGCCAGTCGCCGTTCTCCATCACGCCGGAGTTGCCGTCCGAGGTCGGGACCGCCTCATCTGCAGAGGAAGGACATCAGTTTAAACTCCCCTGGACATTCTGCCACAGGGCCGGTCAGCTGATCGGGCTGGACTCAGGTGAACGGTTGGCCTGGTCACGTGGCGGCGGGCCAGGTCAGAGGCAGGTTTCAGTGCTAATCCAATCAGCTAACAGACTGAAGCTAGAGCTAACAGGTCCCAGGTCATGATATCATGCTATCAGACCGCCCTTGATTTACTTCTCTGGCTCACGTAGTATAGCGTAGCATATcactagctaacgttagcgccTCTGTCCTGCCACACATCAGTGAGCATCCATCCAGGAAGTAAAAGATCCTATcgtaaaacagaaaacaggacaaaatgtAGCAGGAATCATAGActgaagctaaagctaacaggttCCAGGTCATGCTAACATGCAAGCAAACTGAGGCTAAACATCCTGTTCTAACAGCTAGCATGTCAATGGCTAATGTTAGCCATGCCCAACACATCAGTCAGCAGCTTCTTCTACTGTAGAAGTGAAAATGAGAACAAAGTCACAGCTATTTACGCTAATGCTAGCATCACAAGTCAGCTAAATACTTTGACCCTCGCTAACGTTTAATGTTTACAGCTGATTTACATATATGTGCGTGATATGCTAACACACTAAGGCTAAAACTCAAGTTAGACCAGGATGAGTTTATCTAAGACAGTTAAGGGAAATGTgtacatgttagcatgctatcGCTTACGTATCACATCTGAAGACAGCTGTAACATTAAAGCTTAGCTAGCATCAGAGCGTTCTGTTGACTCAtggagctaacgttagcttaaaCAGCTTCAGTCTACAACATCAATAATTGTTCTTGTTCTCACTTTTACAGTAGATGAAGCTCTAAGGATGGATGCTAACTGGTGGATGCTAACAGGTGTGTTTGGCAGGATAGACGTACTAACATTAGCGATTGATACGCTAGCTGTTAGCATCAGAACAGGACTCCTATGTGAGCCAGTGTAGCCtgacatgctaacattagtAGCAGATGTTTCTGGTGTTCTGTACCTTTAACTGTTTGTGGTCCAGATGAAGAAGTTCTCATGTTTTCTTCACGTCCTTTTCACTCCTCTCTGTTCTGATGCTCTCACTATTCGTCTTTCTTCCCAtctggatgttttgttttgctcctCTTCATCGTTTCTTCTCTCAGTTCTTCAGCTCCAGTCGTCTTCTTCACTGAGGATCACTTCAGTGAGGTTCACTCTTTCTTCACACTTGAATAAGTCAAACACTGCCAACGTCTTCCGTCTTCTCTGACTGCTTCACATGaactgtaaaatattaaatatccaAAGTGTGAAACCCGACGGACGAACCAGGACCAGCGAcgagacagcagagagaggtggaggtgtgACTTAATCCCATCAGGAATCCCTGAAACGGACACAAACGGACGCTCATTAACAGGATTAATTagctgtgtgtgcattcagGTGCATGATGGGATTGGCTGACCTCCAACCAGgtcacatacagtgtgtgtgtgtgtgtgtgtgtgtgtgtgtgtacaggtacagaaacatgtttaaaaccaAATTAGAAGATTTCTTTAAATTGAAGCttcacaaataataaaaaaatgacagaaataacagagaagaagaaaaaatgtcaaacctgACCTGAAATTTAAAACAATATCAAACAGTTTCACTAAAACTGCAGgaagaaatgtgaaattatcTTTAATTTAGCGGATGTGAGGCGAGGAATCAACAGTAAAAATATATTCCAGTGGTTCGGTTGTCCCAAAACTATCCAGGACCGTGCTCAGTGTACGGACCATGGTCCCCACAAGGACAGAAgaataagaacacacacacacacaggatttttgtccttttattattaaaacagtttttagtGAAACGTGCAGAAGaagaaccacaaacacactcacacccccACACGGCAGcagcaaactttatttaaagtgTGAAGCTGTCGACGGCGTCACCAaaaccttcttcttcttcttcttcttcttcttcgttaATGTGAACGTGACCTTAAAAGCGGGTGCAGGGTGACAGGAAACGCATCATCGCCACATCAGATGATTAAAGCGAAGCACGTTTTCAGTCATGAGGTacagaggtcacacacacactcacacacacacacacacacactcacacacacacacacacacacacacacacacacacactcacacacacacacacacacacacactcacacacacacacacactcacacacacacacacacacacacacacactctcacacacacacacactcacacacacacacacacacacacacagactctcacactcacacacacacacacacacagactctctcacactcacacacacacacacacacagactctcacactcacacacacacacacacacagactctctcacactcacacacacacacacacacacacacacacactatagaatAACTAATAAGTGTGTTACTAcagaacaaacaggaaatacatttaaataaatgacgTTTGACAGAAGCTTCTCATCagaaacactgtctgtctgtctgtctgtctgtctgacagtcagtcagtctgtctgacaGTCTTTGCTGGAGTTAATAGACTGTTATTGATCAGGTGTGAACTTGattcctcctgtctgtttttaccAACGTGTTGATTCTGGTTAACTTCCTGCTCTGTAAATATTAATACTGACAAAAGGaacaggggctgatgggagatGTGGTTTTTAAGTGGACAAACTAAAGTGCTACTGATGGACGAAAGAAAACAGAACTTTGAATCAATAGCGATAACagctgatcacctgatcacctgatcaaTCCAACACTTGTTTACATCATCTCAAATAAATTAAAGATCACGTCACAGTAAAACAGGAAGCTCAGATTTGATGTTTCTGCCTCGTGGTCGTTCCTTCGTACACGGATGTAAAACTATAAAAGTGCTTCGTCGTAAACAAACTAACGTAAACTAGCTTCAGCGTCCCGTCGTCGTGGTTTTAGCTCCTGTTTATTCCATTTGTCTCGTTAACACGTCCTAAAACtgtttctcctgtttcctgAACACGTTTCAGCTTCAAATCAGGTCCCAGTTCTACGACATACAGCTAACGGAGGCTAACGGGGGCTAACAGGATGCTAACGGAGGCTAAGAGGACGCTAACGGAGGCTAACAGCAGGCTAACGGAGGCTAACAGGAGGCTAACAGCAGGCTAACGGAGGCTAACAGGAGGCTAACAGCAGGCTAACGGAGGCTAACAGGAGGCTAACAGCAGGCTAACGGAGGCTAACAGGAGGCTAACGGGACGCTAACAAATGAATAACTTAATGGTTTTAATTGCCCGTTTATACCTCAGAAGTGTTTTCGTAGATTACCAcatatattcattcatatatatatttattttctgtcgTTTCTCCTTCAACCTTTTGGTTTAGTTCAGCGGAGTCGACCAATCGGCACCCAGAGgctggtgatgtcatcagcCAGGGACATCGAACGTGCATCCTTTTTATCTAGTTAGTTCACTAGTTCTGAGTAATAGATTTGGCAGCCGGACGGTAAAATGGGACCAGAGGAGTGGAGATGAAAGTTAATAAAGTTCTTTACCTCTGAACAGGTGAGTTTGTCACTTTAATGGATCAAATCCACTTTTGTACTGACGGGACTCAACggtttgttttcttcttattAAAACACCTTTGACTTGTCAAACTAATTCTTAAACTTCTCAAACTAACAACTTAAACaactctttttcttctcatgaAGACTTTTTGACTTTAAACTCAAAGTTCTGACTTTAGTCTTAAAGTTACGACTTGTTTGACACCTCATACATTCTAAGATCAAAGTTGATATTTTAGGATTCTTATTTTAACCTCTGCACATGTTTAGGCCCTAATagtcttccacacacacacacacacacacacacacacacacacacacacacacacacacacacacacacacacacacacacacacacacacacacacacacactgaaatgcagTGAATGAGTTACACGTGGTCGTGAACCAGACGTCAGGTTGGCAAACAGAACTGTGGCGAGCGACATGGCACACGAGACGCTAAATAACCGAACCGTGTGAGAACCTTCAGTCCAGTCTCTACCAGAGCTTTCAGGCTATTTAATGTTCTTCAGCAGCGAGGTGCGGGCGTTCACCACGGCCTTAAAGGCGTCTTCGCTGCCGGGGGCAACGCATTTATCCGGGTGCAGCAGGACCGCCAACTTCCTGTACGCCTTGTTCACTTCCTCCCTGGAAACGAGGAGGCAGGAAGCAACATGAGACAgaacacaggcacacatgacTGACAACAGACTGGATGTCAGCGGTAATTATCAGGAATTTATGACTTGTCATGATGAGttaaaggatccctacagagagaccGGTTAGatcaaccacaaacagccgttatatcgctctctgcacacacaccagactacattcactaaaacagggattttagctcacaggacactggagctgctgcctccatcagtcagtgtgtttgagttgttgtgtgatttataaatattatgttggatccaaaccgaccctttaaaacaccaaagtcacacaacaacacaaacacactacctgatggaggcagcagctcctgtgtcctgtgagctaaaatcactgtttttgtgaatggagtctggtgaataactgacctttgacctgtacTCACCGCGTGGCGCCAGGTTTGACTCCCAGCATGTCCCAGGAATCCTTGCTGTTCCGGATGCGTCGGATGGTGTCGGCCTGCTCTTTGGTGAAGCCGACGCTGACCTCCGACACCGGCCGCTTGCCGCCGTTCTCACACATGTcggtgatggaggagaaaaaggcctgcggggggggggcagacactcAGAAGGTGTTTCCTGCCGTCAGAGCAGCAGGCTGAAGTTCAGCGTTCGTACCTGGAACATCTCGTTGATGCCCTCGCCGCTCTGCGCAGACGTCTCGAAGTAATGGAACCCTCTGGACTCCGCCCACAGACGCCCCTCCCCCTCGTCCACCACCCGCCGCTTCGTCAGGTCCACCTGCAGACGGACAGGTGACGGGGACACTTAGCCTCACTTCCTGGTTTGTCTGTACCTTTACGGTGACCTCGTGAGCGCCGGCGGACCTTGTTGGCGCAGACGACGAACACGATGCTGTCCATGTTGGCCTGAGAGcccatttcctgtttcatctCGCCGAGCCAGCTGTCGAGAGCGTCGAAACTCTCCCTGAGGCCGACGTCGTACACCAGCAGCACCCCCTGGCTGTCCTTGTAGAACTCGTTACGCACCTGAGACAAacccaagaagaagaaacaggaagagaagaagaaaccatCATTTTCCTGCTCAGCTCACTAAATGCTGAAGTGTTTTAAGGTGTGAACGACCTCGTAGAAGAAAGGATGGCCGGCCATGTCGAAGATGTTCACTTTGATTTCTCTATCGCGGACCTGCactctgaggacacacacacacacacacacacacacatcagtgggtttaacacacacacacacacacacacacacacacacacaca encodes:
- the dnajc27 gene encoding dnaJ homolog subfamily C member 27 isoform X2, whose protein sequence is METNAPKRRDNKKSLRVKVISLGNAESCIIKRYCEKRFVPKYLATIGIDYGVTKVQVRDREIKVNIFDMAGHPFFYEVRNEFYKDSQGVLLVYDVGLRESFDALDSWLGEMKQEMGSQANMDSIVFVVCANKVDLTKRRVVDEGEGRLWAESRGFHYFETSAQSGEGINEMFQAFFSSITDMCENGGKRPVSEVSVGFTKEQADTIRRIRNSKDSWDMLGVKPGATREEVNKAYRKLAVLLHPDKCVAPGSEDAFKAVVNARTSLLKNIK
- the dnajc27 gene encoding dnaJ homolog subfamily C member 27 isoform X1; protein product: METNAPKRRDNKKSLRVKVISLGNAEVGKSCIIKRYCEKRFVPKYLATIGIDYGVTKVQVRDREIKVNIFDMAGHPFFYEVRNEFYKDSQGVLLVYDVGLRESFDALDSWLGEMKQEMGSQANMDSIVFVVCANKVDLTKRRVVDEGEGRLWAESRGFHYFETSAQSGEGINEMFQAFFSSITDMCENGGKRPVSEVSVGFTKEQADTIRRIRNSKDSWDMLGVKPGATREEVNKAYRKLAVLLHPDKCVAPGSEDAFKAVVNARTSLLKNIK